From Micromonospora echinospora:
GACCGGGCCGCGCGTGGTGGTCCGCCCGGTGAACGTCGAGGAGGCGGTGAGCCGCTGGCGCGCCGATCGGGAACGCGCCGCGCCGGTCGTCACGGCGCCGGAGTCGCCCGGTTCCGCCTCGTCCCGCCCGCGCCGTCGCTGGCGCTGGTGGCGCCGCTGAGAGCGGTCAGGGGCGCGCCGCCTGCCAGGTCCACGCGGTACGTCGTGGCCGCTCGCCGAGCGGCGCCCGGCCGGTCAGCCACAGCAGCACCGGCGCCGGGTCGCCGCCTGGCGCGTCGGGGAACAACCGGCGTACCACCCCGGCACACAGTCCGGCCGGTGGCGACCAGTCCAGATCGAGTCCTCGGGTCAGGTCGTGGGTGTGCAGCAGGATCTCGGCCACGCCCATCGCGGCGAATCCGCCCGGGTCGCAGGGGCCCCAGTGCCACGCCCGGTCACCCGGCTCCGCGGCGTCGACGGTGGCGGCGAGCATCCCGGCCGCGGCCGCCGCGACAGTGAGCACCTCGGCGGGCGGGGCGTCGGCGCGTACCCGCAGGTCGAACGGGAGGTAGCGGTCGTCCGGGCGGCCGGCCACCTGACCGGCGTACGCGACCAGGTCGTGCGCGATGTGCGCGGCGGTGGTCCAGCACGACCAGTCCAGGTCTCCCGCGCGTACCGTCCAGTCCCGACCGACGGCGGACCGCAGCACAGCGGTCATCGCCGCTGCGGCGGCGCGGACGTCCGCGCCGGTCGTCGTCGCGCGGTTCACAGTCGCCGCACGCGCAGCGCGCACGTGAGCATCGGCAGCGTGAACTCCCCGTCGGCCGTCTCCGGACGGCTCGCCAGGTACGCGCGGATGCGGTCGAGCGTCTCCATGCGTTCCCGCTCCGGCATCACCAGCATGCCGGCCCTCGTGGCGAGCGTCGCCACCAGCGAGTCGGCGGTGCGGCGCTGCCCGTGCGGGAACTGCTCCTGCTCGGGCGAGCCGAACCGGACCTCGCCGATCTTCGGCAGGTGCATGGTCGCCGTGGCGGCGCGCCAGCTCGCGGGCGTGTCCCGAGGGCCGATGGCGGCGCTGCCGCTGACCACCGCGAGCCCGGCGACCCAGTCGACCCGGTCGTCCACAACGTTCCACAGTCCGCCCAGGACGCCACCGGGCGCGAGGACGCGGGCGATCTCCGGCCCGGCCACGGCCATGTCGAACCAGTGCATGGCGTTGCCGGCGACCACAGCGTCGACGGTGGCGTCCGGCAGCGGGATCGCCTCGGCGCTGCCGGACAGCGCCCGGACCTCCGGCGCCGCGCGACGCAACTCGGCGAGCATCGCCGGGTCCGGCTCGACAGCCGTCACGTCGCCGCTCACCTCGGCCAGCGTGGTGGTGAGCTTGCCGGTGCCCGCGCCGAGGTCGAGCACACGCGCGCCCGGTGCGGGTTCGAGCGCCCACATCACCGCGGCGCGCGCGTAGTCCGGGCGGTGCTCGGCGTACGCGGTCGCCGCCGCGCCGAACGACGACGAGTGCCGACGTCGTGCGTCTTCGTCCATCCGGCCACCCTATCGACGGCCCGCGATCGTCGTTGTCTCTCGTCGTCGGCCGGCTCACTACCATCTGCGCATGGCCGCCAGCGAAGCATCTGTCGAAGCCACCTTCTTCGGAACGTCGTCCGTCCACGTGTCCGACGGCACGTCGGGAGTCCTGGTCGACGGCTTCTTCTCCAGGCCTTCCCTGCGCCGCGTCGCGTTCGGCCGGATCGCCCCCGACCTGGGACGGATCACCAGCGCCCTCTCCCGGGCACGGGTGAGGCGCCTCGACGGGCTTCTCGTCGCCCACTCCCATTACGACCACGCCATGGACGCCCCCGAGGTCGTCAAGCACCTCGGAGGCAAGCTGTTCGGTTCCGACTCGACTCTCCACGTGGGGCGCGGCTCGGGCCTCGACGAGCAGGCGATGACGCGTATCGCGGACGGAGACGAGCACACCGTCGGATCGTTCACAGTCCGTGTGCTCGGCGGCCTCCACAGCCCGGGCAACAGGTTCCCGGGCGTGATCGAGGAGCCGCTCGTCGCGCCGACCCGGGCGAGCAGCTACCGCGACGGCGGATGCTTCTCGTTCCTCGTCTCCCATCCCACCGGTTCGATGCTCATCCACCCGAGCGCCAACTTCGTGCCGAACAAGTTCGACGGACTCGACGTCGACTGCCTCTACCTCGGCATCGGTGCCCTGGGGGCGCAGTCACCGCGGTTCCAGGACGACTACTGGCGGCACGTGGTGGAGGCGACGCGACCCGGCCTCGTCGTGCCGATCCACTGGGACAACTTCTTCGTCGCGCTGGACCAGAAGTTGCGCCCGCTGCCTGCCCTCCTCGACAAGTTCGCCAGGACGAAGGAGTTCCTCGGCCGCAAGAGCGCGGAGAGCGGCATCCCGGTGCGGTTCCAAGACGCCTTCGAGGTCATCAGACCGTTCGTGCGCTAGGTCGCCGGTTACGGCGCGAGTGCCCCGGTCAGGGCCGAGGCGACCAGGGCAACGTGGGGTCGTCGTCCTTCGCCAGTCGTTCCAGCGCGTCCCGCGCGAGGGCGGCCGGCATCTCCGCGAGTGCCTGGGCCAGGCGTATCCGCACGGCCGGGTCCGCGCCGCGCTCATGCAGCCGGCCGGTGAGCCCGTCCATGATCCGCTCACCGCAGCCGGCCTCGCGTGCCAGCTTGCCCAGGATCTCGCCCGCCTCGACGTCGTTCACCCCGTCGGCCACCATGGCGACGAGCGTCGGCACGGCCGTGGTCTCACCCCGCGTACCCAACGACAGGGCCGCGTGCCCGCGTACCCCCGGATCCTGGTCGTCGAGCGCGGCCGCGAGCAGCGCGCTCGCCTCGGCGCCGGGCATCGCGGCGATCGCGCGCACCGCCCGGCGCCGGACCTCGACGTCCTCCGAGTACGCCCCGGACGCCACACCCGCCAGCGCGTCGTCACCCGCCCGCGCGAGGGCCCACCGCAGGGTGTCGGCGACGTGCGGGTCGGATTCGGCGAGGACCGCCTCGGCAAGCATCCGGCCGGAAGCCGGTACGTCGCCGGCCGGCGACAGGACGGCCTGCTGCCGGCGTGCCGCGTTGGGCGAGGTGAGTCCGTGCAGAAGCGCGACGATACGCAGGACGTCGTGCCAGCCGGCCGGTGCGGAGTCGTCGACCGCGCGGAGGCGTTTGAGCAGTTCCTGTTCCCGTCCGAGCCGGTCCTCGGACTGCCGGATCAGGTCACCGACCAGAACGGACGGTGCGAAGTCCGGGTCCGCCAGGGCACGCCGGATCTGCCCCAGCGACAGCCCCAGCGAGCGCAGGCTCTCCACGTGGAAGATGCGGCGGACGTCCTCGGCGGTGTACTCGCGGTAGCCGCCGCTGGTGCGGCCCGTCGGCCGCACCAGCCCCAGCGAGTCGTAGTGGCGCAGCATCCGGGCACTCACCCCGGAACGGCGTGCCACCTCGCCGATCAGCACCCGGCCTCCGCGGCCGGTTCCGGGCCGAGCGCGACGATCCGTTTCGCCTCGTCGACGGCGGCGTCGAAGCCGGCGTCCGGGTCGCGCCGCAGCAGGTCAGTGGCCCGGGCGTGCGCACGCACCGCCGGGTCCGCGCTGGCCATCGCCGTCCGCAGCACCGGCTCGATCGCGTCTCCCAGCGCGACGAGGGCCCGGCTGAGACTCATGGTCACGTCACGGCCGCCCCGGCCGAGCTGCGACGCAAGCTCGGCCGCCAGGGCATCGCGCTCGTCGTCGGGCACCAGGACGACGGCGGCCCGCCATGCGCTGCGGGCGACCTCGTCGTCGGCGTCGCGCAACGAGCGGGTGACAGCGGGGTACGCGCTCACGTCGCCGATCTTGGACAGCGTGTGCAACGCCTGGCTCCGAGCCTGAGCGCGTTCGGACCGAAGCTCCGCGCACAACCTGGACACAGTGATCTGCGCCGGCAGCCGGGTCAGCGCCCAGGTCAGCATGTCGCGGACGAAGAAGTTCGGTTCGATCGCGCATCGGGCCACGAGCGCGTCGACGTGAGCGGGGTCGGCGCGCGTGCCCACCGCCAGGGCCGCCTGGAGTCGTGCCGACGAGCTGGCGGCGTTCAACGCCTCAAGGACACGCGTGCCCGGGGTCGTGTTGACGGGGACCACCTCCTGCGCCCCAGTGAA
This genomic window contains:
- a CDS encoding class I SAM-dependent methyltransferase, which translates into the protein MDEDARRRHSSSFGAAATAYAEHRPDYARAAVMWALEPAPGARVLDLGAGTGKLTTTLAEVSGDVTAVEPDPAMLAELRRAAPEVRALSGSAEAIPLPDATVDAVVAGNAMHWFDMAVAGPEIARVLAPGGVLGGLWNVVDDRVDWVAGLAVVSGSAAIGPRDTPASWRAATATMHLPKIGEVRFGSPEQEQFPHGQRRTADSLVATLATRAGMLVMPERERMETLDRIRAYLASRPETADGEFTLPMLTCALRVRRL
- a CDS encoding MBL fold metallo-hydrolase, which encodes MAASEASVEATFFGTSSVHVSDGTSGVLVDGFFSRPSLRRVAFGRIAPDLGRITSALSRARVRRLDGLLVAHSHYDHAMDAPEVVKHLGGKLFGSDSTLHVGRGSGLDEQAMTRIADGDEHTVGSFTVRVLGGLHSPGNRFPGVIEEPLVAPTRASSYRDGGCFSFLVSHPTGSMLIHPSANFVPNKFDGLDVDCLYLGIGALGAQSPRFQDDYWRHVVEATRPGLVVPIHWDNFFVALDQKLRPLPALLDKFARTKEFLGRKSAESGIPVRFQDAFEVIRPFVR
- a CDS encoding HEAT repeat domain-containing protein, with the translated sequence MLIGEVARRSGVSARMLRHYDSLGLVRPTGRTSGGYREYTAEDVRRIFHVESLRSLGLSLGQIRRALADPDFAPSVLVGDLIRQSEDRLGREQELLKRLRAVDDSAPAGWHDVLRIVALLHGLTSPNAARRQQAVLSPAGDVPASGRMLAEAVLAESDPHVADTLRWALARAGDDALAGVASGAYSEDVEVRRRAVRAIAAMPGAEASALLAAALDDQDPGVRGHAALSLGTRGETTAVPTLVAMVADGVNDVEAGEILGKLAREAGCGERIMDGLTGRLHERGADPAVRIRLAQALAEMPAALARDALERLAKDDDPTLPWSPRP
- a CDS encoding HEAT repeat domain-containing protein produces the protein MVPVNTTPGTRVLEALNAASSSARLQAALAVGTRADPAHVDALVARCAIEPNFFVRDMLTWALTRLPAQITVSRLCAELRSERAQARSQALHTLSKIGDVSAYPAVTRSLRDADDEVARSAWRAAVVLVPDDERDALAAELASQLGRGGRDVTMSLSRALVALGDAIEPVLRTAMASADPAVRAHARATDLLRRDPDAGFDAAVDEAKRIVALGPEPAAEAGC